CCTCGCCGACCGCAAGGCGCACGCGGGTCGGGATCTGCTCGGAGCGCAGGAAATATTCGTGGGCGGCCTCTTCCAGACCGCCGCCGTCGAGCGCGACCAGGCCTTGGTAACGGCTCATGTCGGGGCCCTGGTCGATGGTCATGGCGAGATGGCCGCGGCCGAGCAGCGCGCCGGAATGCATGCCCGAATCCTTGGCATCGCCGAGACGCGCGGCATCGTAACGGGCGTAGGCACGCAGGCGATCCGGCGCCATGTAGTCGACGACCAGGAACGACACCGGACCGTCGGTCTGGGCCTGAAGGATGAAGCGGCCCTCGAATTTCAGCGCCGAGCCGAGCAGCGTCGACAGCACGATGGCCTCGCCGAGCAGCTTGCCGACGGGGGCGGGATAATCGTGCTTGGTGAGGATCTCATCGAGTGCCGGACCGAGCCGCACCAGGCGGCCGCGCACGTCGAGCGCGTCGACCTCGTAGGGCAGCACGGCGTCATCGATCGGAACCGCTGATGGTGCGCGAACCGGGCCTTCAGGCCCGGTTTTCATGTCAGGGGATTGGGAAACCATGGGCGTTATCTGGTGTCGGAGAGCGGGAATGGAAGGGGGCGTGAGCCGGCGTGTTCCGGATGCTGATTTGATCACATACGATACAACAAACTCAGTGTCGTCCTGGCGAAAGCCAGGACCCATTGCCCCAGGGAGAAGTTGTGGCGCGAGCTGGCAATGACCAATCGTCGCCAAACCAAAGCCGGTGGTAATGGGTCCTGGCCTTCGCCAGGACGACGATCCGATTTTATGCGACTACGCCGCCCTACTTCACCGCGTCAAAGCACCAGGCCAGAATGCCCTTTTGCGCGTGCAGGCGATTTTCGGCCTCGTCGAACACGACCGATTGCGGGCCGTCGATCACCTCATCGGTGACCTCTTCGCCGCGATGGGCCGGCAGGCAATGCATGAACAGCGCGTCGGGCTTGGCCAGCGACATCAGCTTGGAATTGACCTGGTAGGGCTTGAGCACGTTGTGGCGATGTTCACCTTCCTTGTCGCCCATCGACACCCAGGTGTCGGTGACGACGCAATCGGCGCCCTTCACGGCGGCCTCGGGATCCGTACCGAGCACGATCGGCGCATTCGTCGCCTTGATCCAGTCGCGCATCACCTTCTTCGGTGCGAGCTCCGGGGGCGTTGCGACGTTGAGCTGGAACTTGAAGCGCTCGGCGGCGTGGGCCCACGACGCCAGCACGTTGTTGTCGTCGCCGGTCCAGGCCACCGTCTTGCCTTCGATCGGGCCGCGATGTTCCTCGTAGGTCATGAGGTCGGCCATCACCTGGCAAGGGTGCGAACGGCGCGTCAGGCCGTTGATGACGGGCACGGTCGCATGGGCCGCAAGCTCCAGCAGCGCCTCGTGATTGAGGATGCGGATCATGATGGCGTCGACATAGCGCGACAGCACGCGTGCGGTGTCGGCGATGGTCTCGCCGCGACCAAGCTGCATCTCGGCACCGGTGAGCATGATGGGCTCGCCACCGAGCTGGCGCATGGCGACGTCGAACGACACCCGTGTCCGCGTCGAGGGGCGCTCGAAGATCATCGCCAGCGTCTTGCCTTCGAGCGGCCTGACCGGCTGCTGCGCCTTCTGCTTCGCCTTCATGGCGGAGGATGCGGCGAGCATGCGCTTGAGCTCCGACAGCGGGAGCTCGTTGATATCGAGGAAGTGCTTTGGCGACTTGCTCATCAGCTGGCCGTCCGCTTGCTCTGGCCGGCCGACAGCGCGGAGCAGGCACGCTCGAGCCGCTCGACACTGTCCTCGATCTCCGCTTCGGTGACGATCAGAGGCGGCAGGAAGCGCACGACATTGTCGCCGGCGCCGACGGTGAGCAGTTTTTCGTTGCGCAAGGCGGCAACGAGATCCCCCGAAGGCACGACAGCCTTGATGCCGATCAGGAGACCCTCGCCGCGAACTTCGCTGACGACATCGGGATGGCGATCGATCACGGAGGCGAGCTTCTGCTTGAGCAGCAGCGACATCTTCTGCACGTGGTCGAAGAAGCCGGGCTTGAGCATGACGTCGAGCACGGCGTTCGCAGCGGAGATCGCGAGCGGATTGCCGCCGAAGGTCGAGCCGTGCGAGCCGGGCCCCATGCCGGAAGCCGCCTCCGCGGTCGCCAGCACCGCGCCGATCGGGAAGCCGCCGCCGAGCGCCTTTGCCAGCGACATCGCGTCGGGTGTGACGCCGGTGCGCCTGTGGGCGAAGAGATCGCCGGTGCGGCCCATGCCGGTCTGCACCTCGTCGAACGCGAGCAGCAAGCCCTTCTCGTCGCAGAGCTGACGCAGCGCCTTGAGGAAAGCGGGCGTTGACGAACGCACGCCGCCCTCGCCCTGGATCGGCTCGATCAGGATGCCGGCGGTCTGCGGACCGATCGCCTTCTTCACGGCTTCGATGTCGCCATGC
This genomic stretch from Bradyrhizobium sp. CCGB12 harbors:
- a CDS encoding aspartate aminotransferase family protein encodes the protein MTNSAAPHLLPVFARTDLGFERGEGCWLIATNGDRYLDFTSGVAVNALGHAHPALVKALQEQATKLWHMSNLFQSPDGEKLAARLCNESFADFVFFCNSGAEALEGVIKLVRHHHFSKGHPERYRIITFEGAFHGRTLATLAATGSAKYLEGFGPPMDGFDQVPHGDIEAVKKAIGPQTAGILIEPIQGEGGVRSSTPAFLKALRQLCDEKGLLLAFDEVQTGMGRTGDLFAHRRTGVTPDAMSLAKALGGGFPIGAVLATAEAASGMGPGSHGSTFGGNPLAISAANAVLDVMLKPGFFDHVQKMSLLLKQKLASVIDRHPDVVSEVRGEGLLIGIKAVVPSGDLVAALRNEKLLTVGAGDNVVRFLPPLIVTEAEIEDSVERLERACSALSAGQSKRTAS
- the argF gene encoding ornithine carbamoyltransferase — its product is MSKSPKHFLDINELPLSELKRMLAASSAMKAKQKAQQPVRPLEGKTLAMIFERPSTRTRVSFDVAMRQLGGEPIMLTGAEMQLGRGETIADTARVLSRYVDAIMIRILNHEALLELAAHATVPVINGLTRRSHPCQVMADLMTYEEHRGPIEGKTVAWTGDDNNVLASWAHAAERFKFQLNVATPPELAPKKVMRDWIKATNAPIVLGTDPEAAVKGADCVVTDTWVSMGDKEGEHRHNVLKPYQVNSKLMSLAKPDALFMHCLPAHRGEEVTDEVIDGPQSVVFDEAENRLHAQKGILAWCFDAVK
- a CDS encoding Hsp33 family molecular chaperone produces the protein MVSQSPDMKTGPEGPVRAPSAVPIDDAVLPYEVDALDVRGRLVRLGPALDEILTKHDYPAPVGKLLGEAIVLSTLLGSALKFEGRFILQAQTDGPVSFLVVDYMAPDRLRAYARYDAARLGDAKDSGMHSGALLGRGHLAMTIDQGPDMSRYQGLVALDGGGLEEAAHEYFLRSEQIPTRVRLAVGEEWRSSDGGKHRWRAGGMLMQFLPKAPERARQADLHPGDAPEGTEVHSITEDDAWVEARSLIETVEDVELIDPELSGERLLFRLFHERGVRVFTPLSLRAQCSCSRDAVASMLKSFSSDDRAAMVKDDKVVVTCEFCSSVYQFTPDEAGVENA